The Zingiber officinale cultivar Zhangliang chromosome 2A, Zo_v1.1, whole genome shotgun sequence genomic sequence TACGAGTTGTGAAAAATATAGAATGCTGAAAAGAAAAAATCAATGAGTTTTGTTTTCCTGGTCTTTAGCTgccaaaatgaatttgaaatgctGAATAAGATCAAACTTCGTCCCTGGGTTATGGCTCGCTATCGAGTTATGACCAGGGAGAAAGCTCCGACTGGAAGTAatgataagtttttttttaaaatattctgcTAGTCCAAATCTCAAACCACATGCGAAGGATTAATAATCTTGCAGACATTAGAACTGATAGAGAGCTGCATGGTATAGTTTACACAGGCACGGTAGATAATTGTAAGTCAATCTGGACGATCGTGCAGTACAAGTTCCTGATATTGCCAATGTCTTCAAAGAAATCATCAACCTTCTCATCACTGACCATCTGCGAGATTCTGATCAATATCCTCCGCAGCTTCACGCAATGCTACAGCCAATATTCGAGTGTGTTCGCCTTCTCCTTCAAATGCAGCGGCGAGCTCACTGCGACGATCAGCTCCTCGAGAGAGGAAGAAATCATGAACTCTAGCTCCAACTGCCATGTCAAAAGTAAGTTCTTCATAAACTCTAGCTCCAACTGCCATATCAAAAATAAGAAATTCTAAACAAGGATCATCAATGAATTACCAAAATACGAGCAGAACTCAAAACTCACATCTTCTGGACTAATACCATGCTGAAATGCTGCGAAGAACGCACCGTGGATGTCCTCCAACTTGTAGTTTCCTGTGGTTGCTGAAGAATTCTTCCAATTGAATCGCTGGAAAAGTTTCTGGTTCAAGGAAATCGCCAGAATATTCAATGTTAATGACCAAGTGCTCCACCTCAATTGCATTTCGCAGAAGAGTCCTTATCTCACTCCAATACCAATGTTGACCTTCGATCGACAAATACTCCAGCTCCGGTAGCTTCCCCACATCCACCATCGTCACATTACCTAACGAACACTTGAAATCATTCAACTTGAATTTGAGCTTAATGGATAGGAAAGTTGTGATTTTGGTGTTGTGGAATTCACCTTCACTGTTTGCGATGGAAAGCCTCTTTAACCGGTGATTATGGCCGACTCGAATCCGGTAAAATCCTTGGATATCAAGGTCTTGAAGCCTCGGCGAGTTCAGATTTAGGGAACAATGCACTGTAAAATAGAGGTCCAACTTGCATCTCTCCAATCGCTCCAGTTCAATCGAGATCGCGCCTTCCGAACAGCATCTAATTAGGATCAAGTCAGTGAGATGGGGGCAAGCACGCATCACGTCGGCCAAATGTTCGCTGAGAACAATGCCGCCGACCAGCTCCAATCTGCGCAATCTCCCGTAGGCGGGCAAACCCCAATTGGGAGAAGAAATCAGGGAGGGATGCCAGAGCTTGAGAGACTCTAACCCTTTGGCGAGGCTGACGCAGTCGAGCCCGCCGTCGAAGAAGTTCACGTGGAGATCGAGGGAGCGGAGGGATCGGTCGCAGAGGGCGAGGCAGGAGGCGAGGCTAAGGCCGAAAAAGGGACAGTGGATGACGAGATCCTCGagggaggaggcggcggcggaaACCATGCGTAAGATGTCGGCGTCGACAGTCCTTGCAAGGCATTGCTGAGGAAGTGGAGGGAAGGGATGAAAGCGGTGGCCTCTCGCCAGCGCCGGGAGACAAAGGAGCAAGCGGCGACGTCTCGGGTGTCGCTCAGCCTGGAGAGGATCCGGCGCAGCATGTCGTCCATCGTCGTCCTCTCATCGGGAAAACGGCGACCTTTCTTCCTCGTCATTTCCAGGGACACAGGTAAGGGAAAATTTGCATGCAGTCCCATTGGCAAACACAACTTTGCATGTACTCTTCATTggaatttttttctctttttactccctagtctaatatacttacctaattgtccataatattttaagcataaaaagtttaaaaatgagtataaatcctcttaaattcagtacattaaactagaatctaatatattttctcaattggataaaaaatatactagattttttttcaaatagtactgaatttaggaaaaattatattaaataggaaaaaaatcgtactcaatttaataaaaaatatacttgattctagtttaaaatattgaatttaatagaaattatattcatttttagactatttatatctaaaaatatgaaggacaattttaatagaaaatatgctcgaatatactagatttttttaaaatgatattcaattggatagaaaatatactagattttatttaaatgatacttaattggatagaaaatatactagattttctttttacatggtgcttaatttaggaggaattatattaaataggaaaaaaatatgcccaatttaatagaaaatatactcgattctaatataaagtgctgaatttaagaggaattatactcatttttggaccttttgtacctaaaaaatttgaggggcaatttggtcacaatatttgcatgagggagttgaagcaaataaaattttgcatgcagggagtggaaacaaagttttttatgagtggggattgcatgcaaaattcaagttgtgattggagatttttctctactttacgtGCTTTTTTTCCTTTAATTTGATGTTTTTTCGAATTTTGTGGGTCTTGTTTAGAATTTCAGGGTTTAGAGTAAAATTGCATTGCCACCGATTTTACTCTCTGCATCGACATTCGAtgcaatcaattttaaaatataattaacattaaaaaaataaaaaaaagtttttcCATTTTTT encodes the following:
- the LOC122042775 gene encoding F-box protein At1g10780-like — its product is MVSAAASSLEDLVIHCPFFGLSLASCLALCDRSLRSLDLHVNFFDGGLDCVSLAKGLESLKLWHPSLISSPNWGLPAYGRLRRLELVGGIVLSEHLADVMRACPHLTDLILIRCCSEGAISIELERLERCKLDLYFTVHCSLNLNSPRLQDLDIQGFYRIRVGHNHRLKRLSIANSEGNVTMVDVGKLPELEYLSIEGQHWYWSEIRTLLRNAIEVEHLVINIEYSGDFLEPETFPAIQLEEFFSNHRKLQVGGHPRCVLRSISAWY